The following proteins come from a genomic window of Aquimarina sp. MAR_2010_214:
- a CDS encoding YciI family protein: MKEFMFLFRGDDKIWDSKSPEEQQMHMQEWQQWIGEMAQQEKFVGGERLYSHGNTIHPGGTKVTDRPLTEGKEMVGGYLIVKADKIEDATEMAKGCPGLQWDSCVEVREVWPEC, encoded by the coding sequence ATGAAAGAATTTATGTTTCTTTTTAGAGGAGATGACAAGATATGGGATTCTAAATCTCCTGAAGAACAGCAAATGCATATGCAGGAATGGCAGCAATGGATTGGTGAAATGGCTCAACAAGAAAAATTTGTTGGGGGCGAACGGCTATATTCACACGGAAATACAATTCACCCGGGAGGAACTAAAGTAACGGATAGACCTTTAACGGAAGGCAAAGAAATGGTCGGCGGATATTTAATCGTAAAGGCAGATAAAATAGAAGATGCTACCGAAATGGCAAAAGGTTGTCCAGGATTACAATGGGATTCTTGTGTAGAGGTACGAGAGGTATGGCCAGAATGTTAG
- a CDS encoding YciI family protein has product MKEFMFIIRGGEDKYRNNSPEEMQKHMQHWQQWMGGLAKSEQLVGGQPLMSEAKTLTEGGKKVTDRPFAEGKELVGGYLIIRADSLDHAAKVAKDCPSFEYGCSVEVREISPME; this is encoded by the coding sequence ATGAAAGAATTTATGTTTATTATTAGAGGAGGAGAGGATAAGTATAGAAATAATTCTCCAGAAGAAATGCAAAAACACATGCAACATTGGCAACAATGGATGGGTGGTTTGGCAAAATCAGAACAACTTGTTGGAGGACAACCCTTAATGAGCGAAGCCAAAACATTAACCGAAGGTGGTAAAAAAGTTACAGATCGTCCATTTGCAGAAGGAAAAGAATTAGTTGGTGGTTATCTGATAATTAGAGCAGATTCATTAGATCATGCAGCTAAAGTTGCTAAAGATTGTCCGAGCTTTGAATATGGGTGCAGCGTTGAAGTACGAGAAATAAGCCCAATGGAATAA
- a CDS encoding RNA polymerase sigma factor, giving the protein MENRDHIDHTLNHLFRQESGKMVSVLIKIFGIENIELAEDVVQDALVKALETWKFRGMPDNPRAWLYRTAKNKAIDIIRHNKHSRVIDFSDPEKQLLTSGYTLATTMDNYWQEQHIKDDFLGMMYACCHPDISQENQITFILKALCGFSTKEVARSFLSNEDTISKRLYRTKEYFRKRKIRPVIPTSDEINPRTKTVLNAIYLMFNEGYNSTHADQLIRKDLISQAMFLCKSLLSEKRTQLPEVYALMGLMCFHASRINSRLTEEGRLILLSEQDRTTWDTELIQSGEQYLNKAAFGDELSTYHLEAAIAYQHCCAKKYADTNWEMILEYYELLLKIANDPIVFLNRCLVILELKGPKKALIALENMKSNRLLEKYYLYHAILGEIYQQLEDNSVAVTYYQKAIELTHSKQERQFLKDKIARISK; this is encoded by the coding sequence TTGGAAAATAGAGATCACATAGATCATACATTAAACCATCTTTTTAGACAAGAGTCTGGAAAGATGGTTTCTGTATTGATTAAAATATTTGGGATCGAAAACATAGAATTAGCCGAGGATGTAGTACAGGATGCGCTAGTTAAAGCTCTGGAAACCTGGAAATTTAGAGGAATGCCAGATAATCCAAGAGCATGGCTATATCGTACAGCTAAAAACAAAGCAATAGATATTATTAGGCATAATAAGCATAGTCGAGTTATCGATTTTTCTGATCCCGAAAAACAACTTCTAACCTCAGGGTATACACTAGCTACCACAATGGATAACTATTGGCAAGAACAACATATTAAAGATGATTTTTTGGGAATGATGTATGCGTGCTGCCATCCCGATATCTCACAAGAAAATCAAATCACATTTATTCTAAAAGCATTATGTGGATTTAGTACCAAAGAAGTTGCACGATCGTTTCTTAGTAATGAAGATACTATCTCTAAGAGGTTATATCGAACCAAAGAATATTTTAGAAAACGTAAGATACGCCCAGTAATCCCAACTTCTGATGAGATAAACCCCAGAACTAAAACAGTTCTTAATGCCATCTATCTTATGTTTAATGAAGGTTATAATTCTACACATGCCGATCAGTTGATTCGCAAAGATTTAATAAGTCAGGCAATGTTTTTATGTAAGTCTTTGTTATCAGAAAAACGTACACAATTACCCGAAGTATATGCTTTAATGGGGTTAATGTGTTTTCACGCCTCCAGAATTAATAGCAGGTTAACAGAAGAAGGAAGACTTATTTTACTTTCTGAACAAGACCGTACTACATGGGATACAGAACTAATACAATCTGGAGAGCAGTATCTAAACAAAGCTGCTTTTGGAGATGAACTCTCAACATATCATCTCGAAGCTGCTATTGCATATCAACATTGTTGCGCAAAGAAATATGCAGATACAAACTGGGAAATGATATTAGAATATTATGAACTCCTATTAAAAATAGCTAATGACCCTATTGTTTTTTTAAATCGATGTCTGGTTATTCTAGAACTCAAAGGGCCAAAAAAAGCACTAATAGCACTCGAAAATATGAAAAGTAATAGGTTGCTTGAGAAGTATTATTTATATCATGCAATTTTAGGCGAAATATACCAACAATTAGAAGATAATAGTGTAGCTGTAACATACTACCAAAAAGCAATAGAACTTACTCATTCTAAACAAGAAAGACAATTTCTAAAAGATAAAATTGCTCGTATTTCAAAATAA
- a CDS encoding DUF2339 domain-containing protein, whose amino-acid sequence MGNNEDQIHQLLEKLEILLKRQQDFSTQIQDLKDEIHKLKISSENQPSIKTEKPISVSPTNEIIEKPSSSIKPENVPPVLIKEEKPVIAKTNTPKKKSNLEKFIGENLINKIGIIIIIIGVAIGAKYTIEHDLIGPLTRIILGYLTGLGLLGIGMKLKKKYENFSAVLVSGAMTILYFITFLAYDLYGLIPQNLTFILMLLFTAFTVFAAIQYNKQIIAHVGLVGAYAVPFLLSDGSGRVVILFSYMAIINIGILIIAIKKYWKPLYFSSFLFTWIIFMSWYAGKYSIEEHFALGFVFLTTFFITFYLMFLVYKLRKKESFKTIDVILQLSNSFVFYGIGFSMLNNHEYGKELLGVFTLINAVIHFVVSVIVHRLKLADRNLFYFVSGMVLIFITIAFPVQLDGNWVTLLWAGEAALLFWIGRTKKVPIYEILSYPLWALTFFSLLHDWIVVYYRYSPTLPETKLMPVFNIYLMTSIICIVSFAFIYITHRKEKLSFPWPKQSWLYTMLTIGLVLLLVCTSYFTFWIEIDSYWNQVYQDIDHQYISQNISSTEQYTVLSDTRNFKAIWLINYSLLFLVVLSFVNIKKIKNNALGYITLGFILFALFGFLTRGLFLLSELRVHYLELKETEFSAEAFSHIGIRYLSFVFVGGLLFTFYKYVRQQFLGRTFKIAFEIILHCTLIWIVSSELIHWLDLSGYTETYKLGLSILWGVYALLLIVLGIWKRKKHLRVLAIIVFGITLIKLFFYDISHMETIAKTIVFLALGVLLLIISFLYNKYKHIIADEHSN is encoded by the coding sequence ATGGGAAACAACGAAGATCAGATACATCAGCTTTTGGAAAAGCTCGAAATCCTACTGAAAAGGCAACAAGATTTCTCAACTCAAATACAAGATCTTAAAGATGAGATACACAAATTAAAAATTTCATCAGAAAACCAACCAAGTATAAAAACAGAAAAACCAATTTCTGTTTCACCTACAAACGAAATTATTGAAAAACCATCTTCTTCTATTAAGCCAGAGAATGTGCCGCCAGTATTAATAAAAGAAGAAAAACCTGTCATTGCCAAAACTAATACACCAAAAAAGAAATCTAACCTTGAAAAATTCATTGGAGAAAATCTAATCAATAAGATAGGTATCATCATTATTATAATAGGTGTTGCTATAGGAGCAAAGTATACCATAGAACATGACTTGATAGGGCCATTAACTAGGATTATACTAGGATACCTAACAGGATTAGGGCTTTTGGGAATTGGAATGAAATTAAAGAAAAAATATGAGAATTTTAGTGCTGTACTGGTCAGTGGTGCTATGACTATATTATATTTTATTACCTTTTTAGCATATGACTTATATGGCTTAATTCCGCAGAATTTAACGTTTATCCTTATGTTATTATTTACAGCATTTACCGTTTTTGCTGCAATACAATATAATAAACAAATTATAGCTCATGTTGGACTAGTAGGAGCATATGCAGTTCCTTTTTTGTTAAGTGATGGATCAGGTAGAGTAGTGATTCTGTTTAGTTATATGGCGATTATTAATATAGGTATCCTCATTATTGCTATCAAAAAATATTGGAAACCTCTTTATTTTTCGTCTTTTCTATTCACCTGGATCATTTTTATGTCGTGGTATGCCGGTAAATATAGTATAGAAGAACATTTCGCTCTTGGTTTTGTATTTCTTACCACCTTTTTTATCACATTCTATCTTATGTTTCTGGTATACAAACTTAGAAAAAAGGAAAGCTTTAAAACCATTGATGTAATCCTTCAGTTATCTAATTCATTTGTCTTTTACGGTATTGGGTTTTCAATGTTAAATAATCACGAATATGGTAAGGAATTATTAGGTGTATTTACATTGATAAATGCAGTGATCCATTTTGTGGTTAGTGTTATTGTGCATAGATTAAAACTAGCTGATCGTAACCTGTTTTATTTTGTGTCTGGTATGGTTTTGATTTTTATTACAATTGCATTCCCTGTGCAACTAGATGGAAATTGGGTTACACTACTATGGGCAGGAGAAGCAGCATTGTTATTTTGGATTGGACGAACAAAAAAAGTGCCGATATACGAAATTCTCTCATATCCACTATGGGCCTTAACTTTTTTTAGTCTTTTACATGATTGGATTGTAGTGTATTATCGATATAGCCCAACACTACCAGAAACCAAACTAATGCCAGTGTTTAATATTTATCTGATGACATCAATAATATGTATTGTGTCTTTTGCATTTATTTATATCACACATCGTAAAGAGAAACTATCTTTTCCTTGGCCAAAACAATCCTGGTTGTATACAATGCTTACCATAGGTCTTGTATTATTATTGGTATGTACTTCCTACTTTACATTTTGGATAGAAATAGATAGTTATTGGAATCAGGTTTATCAAGATATAGATCACCAGTATATTTCCCAGAATATAAGTAGTACAGAACAATATACGGTATTATCAGATACCAGAAATTTTAAAGCCATTTGGCTCATTAATTATAGCTTATTGTTTCTAGTTGTTTTATCTTTTGTAAATATCAAAAAAATTAAAAATAATGCTTTGGGATATATTACCCTTGGCTTTATATTGTTTGCTCTTTTTGGGTTTTTAACTCGAGGATTATTTCTACTTAGTGAGCTTAGAGTACATTATCTTGAATTAAAAGAAACAGAATTTAGCGCAGAAGCCTTTTCCCATATAGGTATACGATACCTTTCTTTTGTATTCGTGGGAGGTTTATTATTTACTTTTTATAAATATGTACGTCAACAATTTCTTGGTAGAACCTTTAAGATAGCTTTTGAAATTATACTGCATTGTACATTAATCTGGATAGTGAGTAGTGAATTAATACACTGGTTGGACTTGTCTGGGTATACAGAGACATATAAACTTGGATTGAGTATTTTATGGGGTGTTTATGCTTTGTTACTCATTGTTTTAGGAATATGGAAAAGAAAAAAACATCTACGTGTTTTAGCAATTATAGTATTTGGAATCACACTTATAAAATTATTCTTTTATGATATTTCTCATATGGAAACTATTGCCAAAACTATTGTGTTCTTAGCTTTAGGAGTGCTTCTTTTGATTATTTCGTTTTTATACAATAAATACAAACATATTATAGCAGATGAACATTCAAATTAA
- a CDS encoding DUF3999 family protein — protein sequence MNIQIKNIVILILFICLKGYSQMDQYAYKSILPEITDTWHAISLPDEMFSNVSPNLSDIRIFGITNKKDTIEAPYLLRLKAEKKTFNKIPFTILNTSYNEKGTYITMEIPTKQAINQIHLDFEQSNFDWLITLEGTQDRKEWYTIKEDYRILSIKNELTDYQFTTIRFPNTQYHYFRILIKDTKKPVLQSANVTRYEVKEANYKEYDIERLNIQNPKGIKKTIIDVNLKTPVPVSYIGVEVQETFDYYRPISIRYMVDSIQIQQGSWKPRYKELGSGVLNSIEGNIFTNTSTIAQKFRLEIDNHDNQPLKINKVIVKGYQHELVARFTNPGTYYLVYGNDKMRKPSYDLNYVSANIPEEMTTLIPEARQTIDHEEPIVAEPLFTNKIWLWGIMSIVILLLGGFTLSMMKKK from the coding sequence ATGAACATTCAAATTAAAAACATCGTAATTCTGATATTATTTATTTGTCTTAAAGGTTATAGTCAGATGGATCAATACGCTTATAAAAGTATATTGCCAGAAATAACAGATACTTGGCATGCGATTAGTTTACCTGATGAAATGTTTAGTAATGTCTCACCAAACCTATCCGATATTAGAATTTTTGGGATAACAAACAAGAAGGACACAATAGAAGCACCTTATCTTTTACGATTAAAAGCTGAAAAAAAAACCTTTAATAAAATACCTTTTACCATCTTAAATACTTCATATAATGAAAAAGGAACATATATTACGATGGAAATCCCAACTAAGCAAGCTATTAATCAAATTCATTTAGATTTTGAGCAATCTAATTTTGATTGGTTAATTACTTTAGAGGGAACTCAAGATCGTAAAGAATGGTATACTATAAAGGAAGATTATCGTATACTCTCCATAAAAAATGAACTTACAGATTATCAATTCACTACGATACGATTTCCTAATACACAGTATCACTATTTTAGGATACTGATAAAAGATACAAAAAAACCAGTTTTACAATCGGCTAATGTAACTAGATATGAAGTTAAAGAAGCTAACTATAAAGAATATGATATAGAAAGGTTAAATATTCAGAATCCTAAAGGTATCAAAAAAACTATTATAGATGTTAATCTTAAAACACCAGTTCCTGTAAGCTATATCGGTGTTGAAGTACAAGAAACTTTTGATTATTATCGTCCTATATCTATTCGTTATATGGTTGATAGCATACAAATTCAGCAAGGTAGCTGGAAGCCCCGCTATAAGGAACTTGGCTCAGGAGTACTTAATTCTATAGAAGGTAATATATTTACCAATACTAGTACAATTGCTCAGAAATTTAGATTAGAGATTGATAATCATGATAATCAGCCTTTAAAAATTAATAAAGTTATAGTTAAAGGATATCAACATGAACTTGTTGCACGTTTTACAAATCCAGGAACATACTATCTTGTTTATGGAAATGACAAAATGAGAAAACCTTCGTATGACCTTAATTATGTATCTGCAAATATTCCGGAAGAGATGACAACACTAATTCCTGAAGCACGGCAAACTATCGATCACGAAGAACCTATTGTAGCAGAACCTTTGTTTACAAATAAGATTTGGTTGTGGGGGATAATGAGTATTGTGATTCTATTGTTAGGAGGATTTACATTATCCATGATGAAAAAAAAGTAA